One genomic segment of Triplophysa rosa unplaced genomic scaffold, Trosa_1v2 scaffold25_ERROPOS5509801+, whole genome shotgun sequence includes these proteins:
- the LOC130550231 gene encoding butyrophilin subfamily 2 member A2-like: MFHSWKSSVISFAVVLSLIAAVLIVVFVYKKRGLQMDHQRINEERETLLLREESTESATSLLRKRAVNVTLDADSAHPRLIVSHDGKQVRCENTEQREENQEEQNNTFDNYLGVVGTEGFSSGCFYYEVQVEGMIEWYVGVARESVSRKGPVSLIPQNGYWTVAKGTFSLWACEDSYVLLSLSVKPARIGVFVDYEEGRVSFYDVKSMTHIYSFNGQSFNEKIYPFVSLGYKLSKNSSPLIFCSDLSPLGDSYKNT, from the exons ATGTTTCACTCTTGGAAGTCTTCAGTGATTTCATTTGCTGTTGTGCTCAGTTTGATTGCTGCAGTGTTGATCGTTGTATTCGTCTATAAAAAGAGAG GTCTACAAATGGATCACCAGAGAATAAATGAGG AGCGTGAGACACTTTTGCTGAGAGAGGAGAGCACTGAAAGTG CTACTTCACTGTTAAGAAAACGTGCAG TGAATGTGACTCTGGATGCTGATTCAGCTCATCCTCGTCTCATCGTGTCTCATGATGGCAAACAAGTGAGAtgtgaaaacacagaacaaagagaAGAGAATCAAGAAGAGCAAAATAACACGTTTGATAACTATCTGGGTGTTGTTGGCACTGAAGGATTCTCTTCAGGATGTTTTTACTATGAGGTTCAGGTGGAGGGGATGATCGAGTGGTATGTGGGCGTGGCCAGAGAATCTGTCAGCAGGAAGGGGCCGGTCAGTCTGATTCCTCAGAATGGATACTGGACTGTGGCTAAAGGCACTTTCAGTTTGTGGGCTTGTGAGGATTCATATGTTCTTCTTTCTCTGAGTGTGAAGCCTGCGAGGATCGGGGTGTTTGTGGATTATGAGGAGGGTCGGGTCTCGTTTTATGATGTGAAGTCCATGACTCATATTTACTCTTTTAATGGACAATCTTTTAATGAGAAAATATATCCTTTTGTTTCTTTGGGTTATAAATTGTCTAAAAACTCTTCCCCACTCATCTTCTGTAGTGATCTCTCTCCTTTGGGAGATTCATACAAGAA